A genome region from Pseudomonas sp. N3-W includes the following:
- the purD gene encoding phosphoribosylamine--glycine ligase translates to MNVLIIGSGGREHALAWKVAQDPRVQKVFVAPGNAGTAIEAKCENVAIDVLALEQLADFAEKNVSLTIVGPEVPLVAGVVDLFRSRGLDCFGPTAGAAQLEGSKAFTKDFLARHKIPTADYQNFTEIEPALAYLREKGAPIVIKADGLAAGKGVIVAMTLVEAEDAVRDMLAGNAFGDAGSRVVIEEFLDGEEASFIVMVDGKNVLPMATSQDHKRVGDGDTGPNTGGMGAYSPAPVVTADVHQRVMDLVIWPTVRGMAEEGNVYTGFLYAGLMIDKAGNPKVIEFNCRFGDPETQPVMLRLQSSLVLLVEAALAQALDKVEAQWDPRPSVGIVLAAGGYPGDYAKGVAINGLEAAAALEGKVFHAGTALNNGQVVTAGGRVLCATAMGASVDAAQQQAYKLAAKIDWEGCFYRKDIGYRAIARERGETQE, encoded by the coding sequence ATGAATGTTTTGATCATTGGCAGCGGTGGCCGTGAACACGCCCTGGCCTGGAAAGTGGCTCAGGATCCGCGTGTGCAGAAAGTTTTCGTCGCACCCGGCAACGCCGGCACCGCCATTGAAGCCAAGTGCGAGAACGTCGCCATCGACGTGCTGGCCCTTGAGCAGCTGGCTGATTTTGCCGAGAAGAACGTTTCCCTGACCATCGTCGGCCCGGAAGTACCGCTGGTGGCCGGCGTTGTCGATCTGTTCCGCAGCCGTGGCCTGGACTGCTTCGGCCCGACCGCGGGCGCTGCCCAGTTGGAAGGCTCGAAAGCGTTCACCAAGGATTTCCTGGCTCGCCACAAGATCCCGACCGCCGACTACCAGAACTTCACCGAGATCGAGCCGGCCCTGGCTTATCTGCGTGAAAAAGGCGCGCCGATCGTGATCAAGGCCGACGGCCTTGCCGCCGGTAAAGGCGTGATCGTCGCCATGACACTGGTTGAAGCCGAAGACGCCGTGCGCGACATGCTCGCCGGGAATGCGTTCGGCGATGCCGGTTCGCGCGTGGTAATCGAAGAGTTCCTGGATGGCGAAGAAGCCAGCTTCATCGTCATGGTCGACGGCAAGAACGTACTGCCGATGGCCACCAGCCAGGACCACAAACGCGTCGGCGACGGCGACACTGGTCCGAACACGGGCGGCATGGGTGCTTACTCCCCTGCCCCCGTGGTTACAGCCGATGTGCATCAACGGGTCATGGACCTGGTGATCTGGCCGACCGTGCGTGGCATGGCCGAAGAAGGCAATGTCTACACCGGTTTCCTGTATGCCGGCCTGATGATAGACAAAGCTGGTAACCCAAAAGTCATCGAATTCAACTGCCGTTTCGGCGACCCTGAGACCCAGCCGGTCATGCTGCGTTTGCAGTCGAGTCTGGTGTTGCTGGTCGAAGCCGCCCTGGCGCAAGCCCTGGACAAGGTCGAAGCACAATGGGACCCGCGCCCAAGCGTCGGTATCGTGCTGGCAGCGGGCGGCTATCCTGGTGACTACGCCAAGGGTGTGGCGATCAACGGCCTGGAAGCAGCGGCGGCACTGGAAGGCAAAGTCTTCCACGCCGGTACTGCGCTCAACAACGGTCAGGTCGTAACCGCTGGCGGTCGGGTGCTGTGCGCCACTGCCATGGGTGCCAGCGTTGACGCGGCCCAGCAACAGGCTTACAAATTGGCGGCAAAGATCGATTGGGAAGGCTGCTTCTATCGCAAAGACATTGGCTACCGCGCCATTGCCCGCGAACGTGGCGAAACACAGGAATAA
- the fis gene encoding DNA-binding transcriptional regulator Fis, which translates to MTMMTETLVSGTTPVSDNVNLKQHLNTPSEEGQTLRGSVEKALHNYFAHLEGAAVTDVYNLVLSEVEAPLLESVMNYVKGNQTKASELLGLNRGTLRKKLKQYDLL; encoded by the coding sequence ATGACGATGATGACCGAGACTTTAGTGAGTGGAACAACACCCGTGAGCGACAACGTGAATTTGAAACAGCACCTCAATACGCCGAGCGAAGAAGGTCAGACCCTTCGCGGTAGCGTCGAGAAGGCGCTGCACAATTATTTCGCCCACCTTGAGGGCGCTGCCGTCACGGATGTGTACAACCTGGTGCTCTCCGAAGTCGAGGCTCCCCTGCTCGAAAGCGTGATGAACTACGTCAAGGGTAACCAGACCAAGGCCAGCGAGCTGCTCGGGCTGAACCGGGGCACGCTGCGCAAGAAGCTCAAGCAGTACGATTTGCTGTAA
- the purH gene encoding bifunctional phosphoribosylaminoimidazolecarboxamide formyltransferase/IMP cyclohydrolase, with the protein MTDQTTRLPIRRALISVSDKTGILEFAKALEALGVEILSTGGTFKLLRDNGVGAVEVADYTGFAEMMDGRVKTLHPKIHGGILGRRGIDDAIMNEHGIKPIDLVAVNLYPFEATINKPGCDLPTAIENIDIGGPTMVRSAAKNHKDVAIVVNASDYANVLESLKAGGLTYAQRFDLMLKAFEHTAAYDGMIANYMGTVNQAADTLSTEGRSEFPRTFNSQFVKAQEMRYGENPHQSAAFYVETKPAEVGIATATQLQGKELSYNNVADTDAALECVKSFVKPACVIVKHANPCGVAVSPDAEGGIRQAYELAYATDTESAFGGIIAFNRELDAETAKAIVERQFVEVIIAPSVSAEARAIVAAKANVRLLACGEWSADRAAAWDYKRVNGGLLVQSRDIGMIGSEDLKVVTKRAPTEQEINDLIFAWKVAKYVKSNAIVYAKNRQTIGVGAGQMSRVNSARIAAIKAEHAGLQVQGAVMASDAFFPFRDGIDNAAKVGITAVIQPGGSMRDNEVIAAADEAGIAMVFTGMRHFRH; encoded by the coding sequence ATGACCGACCAGACTACCCGCCTGCCGATCCGCCGCGCCTTGATCAGTGTTTCCGACAAGACCGGGATCCTCGAATTCGCCAAGGCGCTTGAAGCCCTGGGCGTCGAGATTCTCTCCACCGGCGGGACGTTCAAGCTGCTGCGCGACAACGGCGTTGGCGCAGTGGAAGTCGCGGATTACACCGGCTTCGCGGAAATGATGGACGGCCGGGTCAAGACCCTGCACCCGAAAATCCACGGCGGGATCCTCGGTCGTCGCGGTATCGATGACGCGATCATGAACGAGCATGGCATCAAGCCGATCGATCTGGTCGCGGTCAACCTGTACCCGTTCGAAGCCACCATCAACAAGCCGGGCTGCGACCTGCCGACCGCCATCGAGAACATCGATATCGGCGGTCCGACCATGGTCCGTTCAGCTGCAAAAAACCATAAAGACGTGGCCATCGTGGTTAACGCCAGCGATTACGCCAACGTGCTTGAAAGCCTCAAGGCCGGTGGCCTGACCTACGCTCAGCGTTTCGACCTGATGCTCAAGGCCTTCGAACACACCGCCGCCTACGACGGCATGATCGCCAACTACATGGGCACCGTGAACCAGGCTGCTGACACCCTCAGCACCGAAGGTCGCAGCGAGTTCCCGCGCACCTTCAACAGCCAGTTCGTCAAGGCCCAGGAAATGCGCTACGGCGAGAACCCGCACCAGAGCGCGGCGTTCTACGTGGAAACCAAGCCTGCCGAAGTCGGCATCGCCACCGCGACCCAACTGCAAGGCAAAGAGCTGTCGTACAACAACGTGGCCGACACCGACGCCGCGCTGGAATGCGTGAAGAGTTTCGTCAAGCCGGCCTGCGTGATCGTCAAGCACGCCAACCCGTGTGGCGTAGCCGTCAGCCCGGACGCCGAAGGCGGCATCCGTCAGGCCTACGAACTGGCCTACGCCACCGATACCGAGTCGGCTTTCGGCGGCATCATCGCCTTCAACCGCGAGCTGGATGCTGAAACCGCCAAGGCCATCGTCGAGCGTCAGTTCGTCGAAGTGATCATCGCCCCGTCCGTCAGCGCCGAAGCCCGCGCCATCGTGGCCGCCAAGGCCAACGTACGCCTGCTGGCCTGCGGCGAGTGGTCGGCTGATCGCGCCGCTGCCTGGGACTACAAACGCGTCAACGGCGGTTTGCTGGTGCAGAGCCGCGACATCGGCATGATCGGCAGCGAAGACCTGAAAGTGGTGACAAAGCGTGCGCCGACCGAGCAAGAGATCAACGACCTGATCTTCGCCTGGAAAGTGGCCAAGTACGTTAAATCCAACGCCATCGTCTACGCCAAGAACCGCCAGACCATCGGGGTTGGCGCTGGCCAGATGAGCCGCGTGAACTCGGCCCGTATCGCAGCCATCAAGGCCGAACATGCCGGTTTGCAGGTTCAGGGCGCGGTCATGGCCTCCGATGCGTTCTTCCCGTTCCGCGACGGCATCGACAACGCGGCCAAGGTCGGCATCACTGCGGTGATCCAGCCAGGCGGCTCGATGCGTGACAACGAAGTGATTGCAGCCGCTGATGAAGCCGGCATTGCCATGGTCTTCACCGGCATGCGCCACTTCCGTCACTAA